A stretch of Mastomys coucha isolate ucsf_1 unplaced genomic scaffold, UCSF_Mcou_1 pScaffold1, whole genome shotgun sequence DNA encodes these proteins:
- the Ascl5 gene encoding achaete-scute homolog 5 produces the protein MNSNFCRALVDHGSPGGIQLGVVAPAGQTPLAATEPLSNVPFLLYPGHSEPPYYDAYTGVFPYVPFPGAFGVYDYPFEPAFIQKRNERERQRVKCVNEGYARLRGHLPGALAEKRLSKVETLRAAIRYIKYLQELLSAAPDGAPPTATSPPPAHAGHSNAPQPPSLVAESSGSSFSSSPFLESEEPSL, from the coding sequence ATGAACAGCAACTTCTGTCGAGCTCTGGTGGACCACGGGTCCCCGGGGGGCATACAGCTGGGTGTCGTGGCCCCTGCAGGACAGACACCGCTGGCAGCCACCGAGCCCCTAAGCAACGTACCCTTTCTGCTGTACCCTGGCCACTCCGAGCCGCCTTACTACGACGCCTACACCGGGGTGTTCCCCTACGTGCCCTTCCCCGGCGCCTTCGGGGTGTACGACTACCCGTTCGAGCCCGCCTTCATCCAGAAGCGCAACGAGCGCGAGCGGCAGCGGGTCAAGTGCGTGAACGAGGGCTATGCGCGCCTCCGCGGCCACCTCCCCGGCGCCCTGGCCGAAAAGCGACTCAGCAAGGTGGAGACCCTGCGTGCTGCCATCCGCTACATCAAGTACCTGCAGGAGCTGCTGAGCGCCGCCCCCGACGGCGCGCCACCCACCGCCACCTCCCCGCCGCCCGCCCACGCGGGCCACAGCAACGCGCCGCAGCCTCCTTCCCTGGTGGCTGAGTCCAGTGgatcctccttttcctcttcgcCTTTTTTGGAGTCGGAGGAACCCAGCCTTTGA